A single region of the Neomonachus schauinslandi chromosome 3, ASM220157v2, whole genome shotgun sequence genome encodes:
- the LOC110585925 gene encoding LOW QUALITY PROTEIN: mitochondrial intermembrane space import and assembly protein 40 (The sequence of the model RefSeq protein was modified relative to this genomic sequence to represent the inferred CDS: inserted 1 base in 1 codon; substituted 2 bases at 2 genomic stop codons) — translation MEHAAVAWRSDSWAAALASCPLEGKERILSVTYDSHETPSSAERXAYDPRDPQEHGLILPNGDINWNCPXEXPQCGMASGPCEEQFKWAFFYLHYSTENVKPSDCVDQFWAMQECMQKYPNLYLQKEDEEEKPVEHLEQTAPTEAPATKEEQGSSE, via the exons ATGGAGCACGCTGCTGTAGCTTGGAGGTCTGACTCCTGGGCTGCAGCCCTGGCCTCCTGCCCTCTGGAAGGGAAAGAGCGAATCCTATCTGTGACCTATGATAGCCATGAAACTCCAAGCAGTGCAGAGC ATGCATATGATCCCAGGGATCCTCAGGAGCATGGATTGATCTTGCCAAATGGAGATATTAACTGGAACTGCCCATGAGAATGACCCCAGTGCGGAATGGCCAGTGGCCCCTGTGAGGAACAGTTCAAGTGGGCCTTTTTCTACTTGCACTATAGCACAGAGAATGTCAAGCCATCAGACTGTGTAGACCAATTTTGGGCCATGCAGGAATGCATGCAGAAATACCCCAACCTCTATCTTCAgaaggaggacgaggaggagaaGCCAGTAGAACATTTAGAACAGACAGCTCCCACTGAGGCCCCTGCAACCAAAGAAGAGCAGGGGTCAAGCGAATGA